In Malus sylvestris chromosome 16, drMalSylv7.2, whole genome shotgun sequence, the following are encoded in one genomic region:
- the LOC126607325 gene encoding uncharacterized protein LOC126607325: protein MEMESNLVMKNQKLGTSDILRQALIIPARNIKFFIFAILASLPLFCFLIYYEPHLQKIMVETSKILNPPREADINGYLTYFGLSWSIPIDISRKLNQDFPNELFYLEFLYLVPLHILYLVTAIPIVYLGSKIHTEESPVMTLKDMVKKPFDKKRLKGTFVTYFYVLVLSSCTLLGLTWLGITYYAVLRNFEHFDALFYAVLCWPAFVGLLAMFSAWSAVWNMSIVISILEGGSGIKVFGEAIYLSSGSEWRGFILMLIFFAWEVSLRLPCIYFGCYESRHYFGGILAQVCLFCFGNVLKWIVCIVYFYDCKNRALEKKLKMQAKKRGESIG from the coding sequence ATGGAGAtggaaagcaatcttgttatgAAGAATCAGAAGCTGGGAACATCGGACATTCTCAGGCAAGCTCTTATAATCCCTGCCAGAAACATCAAATTCTTTATTTTCGCAATCCTCGCCTCCCTTCCTCTCTTCTGTTTCTTGATTTACTATGAACCCCATCTCCAAAAAATCATGGTTGAAACCTCGAAAATCCTCAACCCCCCACGAGAAGCCGACATCAACGGCTACTTGACTTACTTCGGCTTGAGCTGGTCAATACCAATTGACATATCAAGAAAGTTGAACCAAGATTTTCCCAATGAGTTATTTTATCTGGAATTTCTCTATCTGGTGCCTCTCCATATCCTCTACCTCGTAACCGCGATTCCGATTGTTTACTTGGGATCCAAGATACACACAGAAGAGAGTCCAGTGATGACTCTCAAAGATATGGTGAAAAAaccctttgacaaaaaaaggcTGAAGGGAACTTTTGTaacatatttttatgttcttgtgTTGTCAAGTTGTACTCTGCTGGGGCTGACATGGTTGGGAATAACCTACTATGCTGTCCTTCGCAACTTCGAGCATTTCGATGCTTTGTTCTATGCCGTACTGTGTTGGCCAGCATTTGTAGGGCTTCTGGCAATGTTTTCGGCATGGAGTGCGGTGTGGAACATGAGCATTGTGATTTCGATACTGGAGGGAGGGAGCGGAATCAAGGTGTTTGGAGAGGCGATATATTTGAGCAGCGGAAGCGAGTGGAGAGGGTTTATTTTGATGCTCATTTTCTTTGCCTGGGAAGTAAGTTTGAGGCTGCCTTGCATCTATTTCGGCTGCTACGAAAGCAGGCATTATTTTGGTGGTATTCTTGCGCAGGTTTGCTTGTTCTGCTTTGGGAATGTGCTGAAGTGGATTGTCTGCATCGTATATTTCTACGATTGCAAGAACCGGGCGTTGGAGAAGAAATTGAAGATGCAGGCCAAGAAGAGAGGTGAAAGCATTGGATGA
- the LOC126607312 gene encoding putative potassium transporter 12 isoform X1, which yields MAEEDGIVERSERLAGRSGSGVGSDSRWVDGSEVDSESAAWSLPSENGGGEGGEGYGGSLRRRLVKKPIRVDSLDVEAMEIAGAGGHDHSVWSTLLLGFQTLGVVYGNVGTSPLYVFADVFSRVPIESDVDVLGALSLVMYTIALIPLAKYVFVVLKANDNGEGGTFALYSLICRYANVNMLPNRQPADEHISNYRLKLPTPALNRALRIKETLEKRSLLKTILLLFVLMGTSMVIGDGILTPAISVMSAVSGLQGEVPGFGTNAVVILSVVILLLLFSIQQFGTGKVGVMFSPILALWFFSLASIGIYNLVKYDITVLRAFNPAYIYFFFKKNDKEAWYALGGCVLCITGAEAMFADLGHFSVRAIQVAFSFVVFPCLLLAYMGQAAYLMKHTDSSARIFYDSVPDSLFWPVFVVATLAAMIASQAMISATFSCVKQSMALGCFPRLKIVHTSKRRMGQIYIPIINWFLMIMCIVVVSIFQSTTEIANAYGIAEVGVMMVSTTLVTLVMLLIWQTNLFLALCFPLVFGSIEFIYLCAVLSKTKEGGWLPLAFASCFLCVMYTWNYGSVLKYRSEVREKLSMDSMTDLGSTLGTVRVPGIGLLYSELVQGIPSIFVQFLLSLPAIHSTIVFVCIKYVPVPVVPQEQRFLFRRVCPKDYHMFRCVARYGYKDIRKEDHHSFEQLLVESLEKFLRMEAQEIALESNLNDSDFDNDSSSSRDSGVPGGNEIEELRIPLMRNGRSQGVGGRSTSEETAAAATLPSSVMSSDEDPSLEYELSALREAMDSGFTYLLAHGDVRAKKKSFFFKKLVINYFYAFLRRNCRASPANMSVPHMNIMRVGMTYMV from the exons ATGGCAGAAGAAGATGGGATTGTGGAGAGGAGTGAGAGATTGGCGGGAAGAAGTGGGAGTGGGGTCGGGAGTGACTCGAGGTGGGTGGATGGGAGCGAGGTGGACTCGGAGTCGGCGGCCTGGTCGTTGCCTTCTGAGAATGGAGGAGGCGAAGGTGGAGAAGGGTATGGAGGATCTCTCAGGAGGAGGCTTGTGAAGAAGCCCATTAGAGTTGATTCTCTTGATGTGGAAGCCATGGAGATTGCTGGTGCTGGTGGCCAC GATCATTCTGTTTGGAGCACTCTTCTGTTAGGATTCCAGACTCTTGGTGTGGTCTACGGTAACGTGGGAACGAGCCCTTTATATGTCTTTGCTGATGTGTTCAGCAGGGTGCCGATCGAATCAGATGTTGATGTCTTGGGAGCTTTGTCACTAGTGATGTACACAATTGCGCTTATACCTTTAGCAAAATATGTTTTCGTAGTTCTCAAGGCCAATGATAATGGAGAAG GAGGAACATTTGCATTGTACTCACTGATATGCAGGTATGCAAATGTTAATATGCTGCCAAATCGTCAGCCAGCTGATGAACACATCTCAAATTATAGGCTCAAATTGCCCACTCCAGCATTGAATAGGGCTTTGCGGATAAAAGAAACTTTAGAAAAGAGATCACTCTTGAAAACTATCCTCTTGTTGTTCGTTTTGATGGGAACGTCGATGGTTATAGGAGATGGTATTCTAACCCCAGCAATATCAG TGATGTCTGCCGTGAGTGGCCTGCAAGGTGAAGTGCCAGGTTTTGGTACAA ATGCTGTGGTTATTCTTTCGGTTGTAATTCTCCTACTATTGTTCAGCATACAGCAGTTTGGGACTGGTAAAGTGGGTGTCATGTTTTCTCCAATACTTGCTTTGTGGTTTTTCAGCCTGGCATCAATTGGAATCTACAATTTAGTGAAGTATGACATTACCGTCCTGAGGGCATTCAATCCtgcttatatatattttttcttcaagAAGAACGATAAGGAAGCGTGGTACGCTCTTGGTGGTTGTGTTCTGTGCATAACAG GAGCCGAAGCTATGTTTGCTGATCTAGGACATTTCTCTGTGCGAGCCATTCAG GTTGCCTTCAGTTTTGTGGTGTTCCCCTGCCTTCTCTTAGCTTACATGGGCCAAGCTGCCTATCTGATGAAACACACAGATTCCTCGGCTAGAATATTCTATGATTCTGTGCCAG ATAGTCTTTTCTGGCCAGTCTTTGTGGTAGCTACCCTTGCTGCGATGATTGCCAGCCAAGCGATGATATCTGCTACATTTTCATGTGTTAAGCAATCAATGGCTCTCGGATGCTTCCCAAGGCTAAAGATAGTTCACACCTCAAAGAGGCGAATGGGCCAAATTTACATCCCTATTATCAATTGGTTTTTAATGATCATGTGCATAGTTGTAGTTTCCATCTTTCAAAGCACCACAGAGATTGCCAATGCATATG GAATAGCTGAAGTCGGTGTCATGATGGTGAGCACAACCTTGGTGACACTTGTAATGCTTCTCATTTGGCAGACCAACTTGTTTCTGGCTTTGTGTTTCCCGCTCGTATTTGGATCAATAGAGTTTATCTACTTGTGTGCGGTTTTATCAAAAACCAAAGAGGGTGGCTGGCTGCCTCTTgccttcgcctcttgcttcctCTGTGTGATGTACACTTGGAACTATGGGAGTGTGTTGAAGTACCGAAGCGAGGTCAGGGAGAAGTTATCCATGGACTCCATGACCGATCTTGGCTCCACACTAGGGACTGTGAGAGTCCCGGGAATTGGATTGCTGTATAGTGAGCTTGTCCAAGGCATCCCATCCATTTTTGTGcaattccttcttagccttccaGCTATCCACTCCACTATAGTTTTCGTCTGCATTAAGTATGTCCCTGTCCCAGTGGTTCCTCAGGAACAAAGGTTTCTGTTTCGAAGAGTTTGCCCGAAAGACTACCATATGTTCCGCTGTGTAGCCCGATACGGTTACAAAGATATCCGGAAGGAAGATCACCATTCATTTGAACAACTTCTTGTTGAAAGCCTGGAGAAGTTTCTGAGGATGGAAGCTCAAGAGATTGCCTTGGAGAGCAATTTAAATGACTCAGACTTTGACAACGATTCTTCCAGCTCAAGGGATTCGGGAGTCCCAGGAGGCAATGAGATTGAGGAACTCAGGATTCCATTGATGCGCAATGGAAGATCACAAGGGGTAGGAGGAAGATCAACCTCAGAAGAAACTGCTGCCGCTGCAACATTGCCGTCCAGTGTGATGTCATCGGATGAAGACCCGAGTCTGGAGTATGAGCTCTCTGCACTTCGAGAAGCAATGGACTCAGGATTTACGTATTTGCTAGCGCACGGAGATGTGAGGGCAAAGAAGAAATCGTTTTTCTTCAAGAAGTTAGTCATAAACTACTTCTATGCATTCTTGAGGAGGAACTGCAGAGCAAGTCCTGCAAATATGAGTGTGCCTCACATGAACATCATGCGAGTGGGAATGACTTACATGGTCTGA
- the LOC126607333 gene encoding uncharacterized protein LOC126607333, whose amino-acid sequence NSIFYPTFCITALPKTSIYTEEEAVHSIETEGIEIPRFSEMKLWFRDTIGVIGSAAKIPFRNPSFITFVLITSFPLFCMTLVPRLPSSQPPLIMEEAAIQLRVLTHHPKGHMIQLLRVYLFELVSFFTALTTIYAASTVYISSDRWKVSLRDLLRNSITKTRWREPMLTFLTVSLLSHICLSSVYYWHHHAKPLLSSSCSNRLLQAINMVVPVVAFDKWVEYGAWWNLSVVVSILEKDNRGFEAFSDAAELSEGNTRRGFVLMLLYCVWSSRFPTLIAKFTFPSVIAYDVLDTSFLCLGKVMNWVVLTVYYYDCKNRHKGLP is encoded by the coding sequence AACTCGATTTTTTATCCTACGTTTTGTATCACAGCACTACCCAAGACTTCCATATATACTGAAGAGGAAGCAGTTCATAGTATCGAAACGGAGGGAATCGAGATCCCAAGATTTTCCGAGATGAAGCTGTGGTTTCGTGACACCATTGGCGTGATCGGATCAGCCGCGAAAATCCCATTTCGAAATCCCAGTTTCATAACATTCGTACTGATTACCTCCTTTCCACTATTTTGTATGACTTTAGTACCAAGATTGCCTTCTAGCCAGCCTCCTTTGATCATGGAGGAGGCAGCAATTCAGCTAAGAGTTCTTACTCACCACCCCAAGGGTCACATGATTCAACTTCTGAGAGTGTACCTTTTTGAACTTGTTAGTTTCTTCACTGCACTCACAACTATATATGCTGCTTCAACAGTCTACATTAGTAGTGATAGGTGGAAAGTGAGTCTCCGAGATCTTCTTCGAAACTCAATAACCAAAACAAGGTGGCGCGAGCCCATGCTTACATTCTTGACTGTGTCCCTCTTGTCACACATTTGTTTAAGTTCTGTTTACTATTGGCATCATCACGCGAAGCCATTGCTTTCGTCAAGCTGCTCAAACAGGTTATTGCAGGCTATAAACATGGTGGTTCCTGTTGTGGCCTTTGATAAATGGGTGGAGTACGGCGCTTGGTGGAATCTGAGTGTTGTGGTTTCCATTTTAGAGAAGGATAACAGAGGTTTCGAAGCCTTTTCAGACGCAGCGGAGTTAAGCGAAGGAAATACAAGAAGAGGGTTCGTTTTGATGCTTTTGTATTGTGTTTGGAGCTCCCGTTTTCCGACCCTCATTGCAAAATTCACTTTTCCAAGTGTAATTGCATATGATGTTCTTGACACAAGCTTCCTGTGCTTGGGGAAGGTTATGAATTGGGTGGTTCTCACGGTTTATTACTACGATTGTAAGAACCGTCACAAAGGGTTGCCATAA
- the LOC126607321 gene encoding uncharacterized protein LOC126607321, which translates to MHQLDSFDFVEKLVHIEDEATQDPQSSNFCSCETEGMKIPRFSEVMQWILGTFGIIESALTIPFRNPNFIILTLITSLPLFFLTLIHQLPYDFQPSLIVHAINLRTSLSYHSNPMISDISWALDVAIQILQVYFFTLGNFLIVLTTIHAASTIYASNERSMIGLRNLLRSSVMKKRWHERMLTFFSISLLCNLSSAAVVYWHYARPLYPIGCPTRFFRLFRKIHWIVYGLAFAIWLDYSARWNLSVVVSILEEKVGVFEAISASSELTKGNRLRGFFLMLLYSVAKFNLPALVAREFTTIFAFYFLDTIFMCLGNVIIWEVLTVYYYDCKNRHQKAAAVTSFDTGNTLR; encoded by the coding sequence ATGCACCAGCTAGACTCGTTCGATTTTGTCGAAAAACTAGTACATATAGAGGATGAAGCAACACAAGATCCACAATCTTCAAACTTTTGTAGTTGTGAAACTGAGGGGATGAAGATCCCGAGATTTTCTGAGGTGATGCAGTGGATTCTCGGCACGTTTGGTATCATTGAATCTGCCCTGACAATCCCATTTCGAAATCCCAATTTCATAATCTTGACATTGATTACTTCCCTTCCACTATTTTTTCTGACCTTGATACACCAATTGCCTTATGACTTCCAGCCTAGTTTGATTGTGCACGCAATAAATCTGCGAACGAGTCTTTCTTACCACTCCAACCCTATGATTTCTGATATTTCATGGGCTCTAGATGTAGCCATTCAAATTCTGCAAGTGTATTTTTTTACCCTCGGTAACTTCCTCATTGTACTCACAACCATCCATGCTGCCTCAACAATCTATGCTAGCAATGAGAGGTCAATGATTGGTCTGCGAAATCTTCTTCGAAGTTCAGTGATGAAAAAAAGGTGGCACGAGCGTATGCTTACATTCTTCTCTATTTCCCTTCTGTGCAATCTTTCTTCGGCTGCTGTTGTCTATTGGCATTACGCAAGGCCGTTATACCCGATAGGCTGCCCTACTAGGTTCTTCCGGCTCTTCCGGAAGATACATTGGATAGTTTACGGCCTGGCCTTTGCGATATGGTTAGATTACAGCGCACGGTGGAACTTAAGCGTTGTTGTTTCCATTTTAGAGGAGAAGGTAGGAGTATTTGAAGCCATTTCAGCCTCATCAGAGTTAACCAAAGGAAACAGACTAAGAGGCTTCTTTCTTATGCTTCTGTATTCTGTTGCAAAGTTCAATTTGCCAGCCCTCGTTGCTCGGGAATTTACAACTATCTTTGCTTTTTATTTCCTTGACACAATCTTCATGTGCTTGGGGAATGTTATCATTTGGGAGGTTCTCACAGTTTATTACTACGATTGTAAGAACCGTCACCAAAAGGCCGCGGCCGTGACTTCTTTTGATACAGGCAATACTCTACGTTAA
- the LOC126607312 gene encoding putative potassium transporter 12 isoform X2, which produces MMSAVSGLQGEVPGFGTNAVVILSVVILLLLFSIQQFGTGKVGVMFSPILALWFFSLASIGIYNLVKYDITVLRAFNPAYIYFFFKKNDKEAWYALGGCVLCITGAEAMFADLGHFSVRAIQVAFSFVVFPCLLLAYMGQAAYLMKHTDSSARIFYDSVPDSLFWPVFVVATLAAMIASQAMISATFSCVKQSMALGCFPRLKIVHTSKRRMGQIYIPIINWFLMIMCIVVVSIFQSTTEIANAYGIAEVGVMMVSTTLVTLVMLLIWQTNLFLALCFPLVFGSIEFIYLCAVLSKTKEGGWLPLAFASCFLCVMYTWNYGSVLKYRSEVREKLSMDSMTDLGSTLGTVRVPGIGLLYSELVQGIPSIFVQFLLSLPAIHSTIVFVCIKYVPVPVVPQEQRFLFRRVCPKDYHMFRCVARYGYKDIRKEDHHSFEQLLVESLEKFLRMEAQEIALESNLNDSDFDNDSSSSRDSGVPGGNEIEELRIPLMRNGRSQGVGGRSTSEETAAAATLPSSVMSSDEDPSLEYELSALREAMDSGFTYLLAHGDVRAKKKSFFFKKLVINYFYAFLRRNCRASPANMSVPHMNIMRVGMTYMV; this is translated from the exons A TGATGTCTGCCGTGAGTGGCCTGCAAGGTGAAGTGCCAGGTTTTGGTACAA ATGCTGTGGTTATTCTTTCGGTTGTAATTCTCCTACTATTGTTCAGCATACAGCAGTTTGGGACTGGTAAAGTGGGTGTCATGTTTTCTCCAATACTTGCTTTGTGGTTTTTCAGCCTGGCATCAATTGGAATCTACAATTTAGTGAAGTATGACATTACCGTCCTGAGGGCATTCAATCCtgcttatatatattttttcttcaagAAGAACGATAAGGAAGCGTGGTACGCTCTTGGTGGTTGTGTTCTGTGCATAACAG GAGCCGAAGCTATGTTTGCTGATCTAGGACATTTCTCTGTGCGAGCCATTCAG GTTGCCTTCAGTTTTGTGGTGTTCCCCTGCCTTCTCTTAGCTTACATGGGCCAAGCTGCCTATCTGATGAAACACACAGATTCCTCGGCTAGAATATTCTATGATTCTGTGCCAG ATAGTCTTTTCTGGCCAGTCTTTGTGGTAGCTACCCTTGCTGCGATGATTGCCAGCCAAGCGATGATATCTGCTACATTTTCATGTGTTAAGCAATCAATGGCTCTCGGATGCTTCCCAAGGCTAAAGATAGTTCACACCTCAAAGAGGCGAATGGGCCAAATTTACATCCCTATTATCAATTGGTTTTTAATGATCATGTGCATAGTTGTAGTTTCCATCTTTCAAAGCACCACAGAGATTGCCAATGCATATG GAATAGCTGAAGTCGGTGTCATGATGGTGAGCACAACCTTGGTGACACTTGTAATGCTTCTCATTTGGCAGACCAACTTGTTTCTGGCTTTGTGTTTCCCGCTCGTATTTGGATCAATAGAGTTTATCTACTTGTGTGCGGTTTTATCAAAAACCAAAGAGGGTGGCTGGCTGCCTCTTgccttcgcctcttgcttcctCTGTGTGATGTACACTTGGAACTATGGGAGTGTGTTGAAGTACCGAAGCGAGGTCAGGGAGAAGTTATCCATGGACTCCATGACCGATCTTGGCTCCACACTAGGGACTGTGAGAGTCCCGGGAATTGGATTGCTGTATAGTGAGCTTGTCCAAGGCATCCCATCCATTTTTGTGcaattccttcttagccttccaGCTATCCACTCCACTATAGTTTTCGTCTGCATTAAGTATGTCCCTGTCCCAGTGGTTCCTCAGGAACAAAGGTTTCTGTTTCGAAGAGTTTGCCCGAAAGACTACCATATGTTCCGCTGTGTAGCCCGATACGGTTACAAAGATATCCGGAAGGAAGATCACCATTCATTTGAACAACTTCTTGTTGAAAGCCTGGAGAAGTTTCTGAGGATGGAAGCTCAAGAGATTGCCTTGGAGAGCAATTTAAATGACTCAGACTTTGACAACGATTCTTCCAGCTCAAGGGATTCGGGAGTCCCAGGAGGCAATGAGATTGAGGAACTCAGGATTCCATTGATGCGCAATGGAAGATCACAAGGGGTAGGAGGAAGATCAACCTCAGAAGAAACTGCTGCCGCTGCAACATTGCCGTCCAGTGTGATGTCATCGGATGAAGACCCGAGTCTGGAGTATGAGCTCTCTGCACTTCGAGAAGCAATGGACTCAGGATTTACGTATTTGCTAGCGCACGGAGATGTGAGGGCAAAGAAGAAATCGTTTTTCTTCAAGAAGTTAGTCATAAACTACTTCTATGCATTCTTGAGGAGGAACTGCAGAGCAAGTCCTGCAAATATGAGTGTGCCTCACATGAACATCATGCGAGTGGGAATGACTTACATGGTCTGA
- the LOC126607331 gene encoding serine/arginine-rich splicing factor RSZ21-like, with product MTRVYVGNLDPRVNERDLEDEFRLFGVLRNVWVARRPPGYAFIEFDDRRDALDAVQALDGKNGWRVELSHNSKGSGGRGGGRGRGGGDDLKCYECGEPGHFARECRMRVGSRGGSGGRRRSPSPRRRRSPSYDGYGRRCDHLSFLTQLC from the exons ATGACTCGGGTTTATGTTGGGAATTTGGATCCTCGAGTGAACGAGAGGGATCTGGAAGATGAATTTCGGCTGTTCGGTGTTCTTCGAAA TGTATGGGTTGCACGAAGACCGCCGGGATATGCATTTATTGAATTCGACGATCGCAGGGATGCTCTAGACGCGGTTCAAGCTTTGGATG GCAAAAATGGGTGGCGTGTGGAGCTTTCCCACAATTCTAAGGGTAGTGGAGGCCGTGGTGGTGGACGTGGGCGCGGTGGAGGAGATGACTTAAAGTGTTATGAGTGCGGTGAACCTGGCCATTTTGCTCGAGAATGTCGCATGCGTGTTGGTTCACGAGGAGGGAGTGGTGGAAGGCGCCGAAGTCCATCCCCTCGACGCCGCAGAAGTCCTAGTTATGATGGCTATGGGCGCAGGTGTGATCATCTTTCTTTTTTAACTCAACTGTGTTAA
- the LOC126607327 gene encoding uncharacterized protein LOC126607327, with protein sequence MEMESNLTVKNPKLEAFGILRKALAISAKNTNFFVFAILTSLPLFCFMIYYESVLQKFMVEISEILKQNPDDLDFYWLVPLDIARKMKDYSAGFIHLSLLYLVPLHLLELSTVLLIVDLASKIYEEERPTKTLKEMLRIPFDKTRLKGSFVTSVYVLVWSTCMLLGLIWLAATYCVVFQPIMYGLYFSVWCWPAFTALLTIYLAWSVVWNVSLVISVLEGTHGIKAFALAIYFSSGSEWKGILLMLVFFAWEAILRLPGIYIGFYERTNYVALAAEISLFCFGNVVSGWPARYISAIARTGLSRRSWR encoded by the coding sequence ATGGAGATGGAAAGCAACCTTACGGTGAAGAATCCGAAGCTAGAAGCCTTCGGAATTCTCCGAAAAGCTCTTGCAATCTCTGCCAAAAACACCAATTTTTTTGTCTTCGCAATCCtcacctccctccctctcttctGTTTCATGATTTACTATGAATCTGTTCTCCAAAAATTCATGGTCGAAATCTCAGAAATTCTAAAACAAAACCCCGATGATCTCGACTTCTATTGGCTCGTACCTCTTGACATAGCCAGAAAAATGAAAGACTATTCTGCTGGGTTCATTCATCTCAGTCTTCTCTATCTTGTGCCTCTCCATCTCCTAGAGCTCAGCACCGTGCTTTTGATCGTTGATTTGGCATCGAAGATCTATGAAGAAGAGAGACCAACGAAGACTCTCAAGGAAATGCTACGTATACCCTTTGACAAAACAAGATTGAAGGGCAGTTTTGTTACATCTGTCTATGTTCTTGTCTGGTCAACCTGTATGCTTCTCGGATTGATATGGTTAGCCGCAACATACTGTGTTGTCTTCCAGCCAATAATGTACGGACTGTACTTTTCTGTTTGGTGCTGGCCGGCATTTACAGCACTGCTTACGATTTACTTAGCATGGAGTGTTGTGTGGAATGTGAGTCTTGTGATTTCAGTGTTGGAGGGGACACATGGAATCAAGGCGTTTGCACTAGCGATATATTTTAGCAGCGGTAGTGAGTGGAAGGGGATTCTTTTGATGCTTGTTTTCTTTGCTTGGGAAGCAATTTTAAGGTTGCCTGGCATATACATCGGCTTCTACGAAAGGACTAATTATGTTGCTCTCGCTGCTGAGATTAGCTTGTTCTGTTTTGGGAATGTGGTGAGTGGGTGGCCTGCACGATATATTTCTGCGATTGCAAGAACCGGGCTGTCGAGAAGAAGTTGGCGATGA
- the LOC126607330 gene encoding uncharacterized protein LOC126607330, which translates to MTLKDMVNKPFSNVTLKGISLCSLLINFYFTWTNMYTNNLHCYFEELCVPCIVCCAVFSGIGGASARYLALSAVWNVSLVASILDGVHGTKALAQAISYSRGNKWQGLRLMLVFFAWGLSLRLPCLYFGMHEKENGIIAQISLFCLGNVLKCGLSAWYISTIARIERSMRTMNVSNVLV; encoded by the coding sequence ATGACTCTCAAGGACATGGTAAATAAACCCTTTTCTAACGTAACGCTCAAAGGCATATCTCTATGTTCTCTTCTTATCAACTTCTACTTTACTTGGACTAATATGTACACCAACAACCTACACTGTTATTTTGAGGAACTTTGTGTGCCATGTATTGTTTGCTGTGCTGTGTTTTCTGGCATTGGTGGCGCTTCAGCACGGTATCTGGCGCTGAGTGCGGTGTGGAACGTGAGTCTTGTGGCTTCGATATTGGATGGGGTTCATGGAACTAAAGCATTAGCTCAGGCTATTTCTTACAGCAGAGGTAACAAGTGGCAGGGGCTTCGTTTGATGCTTGTTTTCTTTGCTTGGGGATTAAGTTTAAGGTTGCCATGTTTGTACTTTGGCATGCATGAAAAGGAGAATGGGATCATTGCACAGATTAGCTTGTTCTGCTTGGGGAATGTGTTGAAGTGTGGGTTGTCTGCATGGTATATTTCTACGATTGCAAGAATCGAGCGTTCGATGAGAACAATGAATGTGTCAAATGTGTTGGTGTAG